A DNA window from Tenuifilaceae bacterium CYCD contains the following coding sequences:
- a CDS encoding Fe-S cluster protein — protein sequence MRACPTEALRVTGGKAHLHSNRCIDCGECYRVCPTGAIIVEQDDFQNIFSYRHRIVMVPSVLFGQYPEDVNPAMVIQALLNIGFSEVIEVEDSVEYLIPQINDYIVKNQTKKPIISSFCPAIVRLVQVKFPWLVGNIMLLRPPLDLTTSYLRKKYSESGIPESEIGIFYVTPCAAKIAAVKSPVGEDKSELTGVINMDLIYNRTLHEIKKRTVDRNTNDDRPALSSRSITWALTNGEAANVEGRTMAIDGIYNVIEFLEKIENDEVSGVDFLELRACDESCAGGILAASNRFLTAELLRKRSMRNFPGDTPRVASSKLIEYQKFLVGKIGLGRVEPRSMVKLDEDMAVAMKKMERVNRLMCYLPGIDCGVCGAPSCLALAEDIVRGEGAISRCVFLQKIMEQTKLDPEHSFRIMKKIWGDNRFLKNCEKPIRNK from the coding sequence ATGAGGGCTTGTCCTACTGAGGCTCTAAGAGTAACGGGAGGGAAAGCCCATTTACATAGCAATAGGTGCATCGACTGTGGTGAATGCTATAGGGTTTGTCCAACTGGGGCCATAATTGTTGAACAGGATGATTTCCAGAATATTTTTAGCTATAGGCATCGAATAGTAATGGTGCCATCTGTATTATTTGGACAATATCCTGAGGATGTTAATCCTGCAATGGTGATACAGGCGTTACTAAATATCGGATTTTCCGAAGTTATAGAAGTTGAGGATTCTGTGGAATACCTAATTCCTCAGATTAACGATTATATCGTTAAAAATCAGACTAAAAAGCCAATCATATCTTCGTTTTGCCCTGCAATTGTAAGACTTGTTCAAGTAAAATTTCCATGGTTAGTAGGAAATATAATGCTTTTGCGTCCTCCTTTGGATTTAACAACTTCTTACTTGAGAAAGAAATACAGTGAAAGTGGAATACCAGAAAGTGAAATTGGAATATTTTATGTAACGCCTTGTGCTGCAAAGATTGCTGCAGTAAAAAGCCCTGTTGGCGAAGATAAATCTGAGCTAACAGGAGTTATCAATATGGATTTAATATACAACAGGACATTACATGAGATTAAGAAGAGAACTGTAGATCGGAATACCAATGATGATAGGCCAGCGCTATCATCGAGGAGCATTACTTGGGCATTGACTAATGGCGAGGCCGCTAATGTTGAGGGTCGGACAATGGCTATTGATGGGATTTATAATGTTATTGAGTTTTTAGAAAAGATCGAAAATGACGAGGTTTCAGGTGTCGACTTTCTTGAATTACGGGCATGTGACGAAAGTTGTGCGGGAGGAATTCTTGCGGCTAGCAATAGGTTTTTAACGGCTGAATTGTTAAGGAAACGATCGATGAGAAATTTTCCTGGTGATACTCCAAGGGTTGCAAGTTCAAAACTGATAGAGTATCAAAAATTTTTAGTGGGGAAAATTGGGTTGGGTCGGGTTGAGCCCCGTTCAATGGTTAAGCTGGATGAAGATATGGCTGTTGCCATGAAAAAAATGGAGCGTGTAAACCGCTTAATGTGTTATCTCCCTGGAATAGATTGTGGTGTATGTGGCGCACCATCGTGCTTGGCTCTTGCTGAAGATATTGTACGGGGCGAAGGTGCTATTTCTCGCTGCGTATTTCTACAGAAGATTATGGAGCAGACTAAATTAGATCCAGAACACTCGTTTAGGATTATGAAGAAAATTTGGGGGGACAACCGTTTTTTGAAAAATTGTGAAAAACCAATCAGGAATAAATAG